The sequence CTGGACAAAAATCAAATCCGGCAAGCGTTATTAAATATTTGCCAAAACGCAATCGAAGCAATGCCTGGCGGCGGTAAGCTAAAGCTCCGGCTGGGTATGGCCCAAGGCGCTGTTTTTGTGGAGGTTACCGATACTGGCTGCGGCATTCCGGCCGAACAGCTGCCAAACCTTGGCGTGCCTTTTTATACTGCTAAAGTTAACGGTACCGGACTGGGGCTGAGTATCGCTTATTCGATTATTAATGCCCACAATGGCCGGATTGAGGTCAATAGTCAGGTGGGGCAGGGTACCACTTTCCGCATTCTTATTCCTGCGGTTTCGGCCTAAGATAATACGTTTATTGACGAAATAGATTTTATCGTGTATCATATACTTTACGGCTAGATGCTTTACCTGAGGTGGCGCCGATGGACAAAGGGTCGAAAATTAAAATTGTAGCTGAAAACCGCAAGGCTCGGCATGACTATCATATCCATGAGACTTACGAGGCCGGCATTGTACTGACCGGTACGGAAGTTAAATCGCTGCGGGCCGGTAAAGCCAACTTGAAAGACAGCTATGCCCGCATCGAAAATGCGGAGGTCATGCTGCACAACATGCATATCAGTCCCTATGAACAGGGTAACCGTTTCAATCACGAGCCACTGCGCACCCGCAAGTTGCTTTTGCACCGGTATGAAATAAACAAGCTTATCGGCAAAACCAAAGAAAAAGGATATACCCTTGTCCCGCTGAAAATTTACTTTACCCGGGGCAAAGCAAAGGTTGAACTGGCGCTTGCCTCCGGTAAAAAGCTTTATGATAAGCGGGAGGATATGGCCGAACGGGACGCGCGGCGGGAAATGGATCGCGCGCTGCGGGAAAAGCAAAAATATTAATTGCTTAAATGCCAGGGAGTATGTTATAATTTAATAATAAAATAAATATGCTTACTTTGCGTTTACTGTCGCCATCACCCTCAGCACAGCACGGGGGCGTACTGGTTTCGACAGGGGTAGTTGTGGCATGGGTAGCGAGCCGGGGTTCCATCAGCCCGATAATACGGTGGACCTAAAGTAAACGCAAACGAAGAATACGCTTTAGCAGCTTAGTCTGCTAACGTCCTGTCTACGCTTGCCCGCGGCGTAGGCTAGGGCGTCAATTAGCGGGATACCTGAGGTCCAATTCTCGGAGGACCGACTGGGAAACTTCATCGAGATAGCGCCGGCGAAGCCTGTCTGTAGGCGTCAAAGGGGCGAAACTTAAAATACAGACTGCGCTCGGAGAAGCCTGTGTAGCAATGGCCTTTGGACAGGGGTTCGACTCCCCTCGCCTCCACCAAGCAAAAGACAAATTCAAACTAACGTCGACAGTCTTTGTTGAAACGACTACATTGTCGACAAATGTCTCAACAATGGCCTTGATTTCGTCGGGGCCTTTTTCTTTTTTCACGAACTGATCGAGAACTGCGATCACTTGGTCCAGCGTCAAACTGTACCCGACAGCGGTCTCGATCCTTTTTACTTTCGCTTCGGCGTCGGCAATTATTGCCTTATTTCGGCTATGCGCTGCTTGACGAAGCGTGGGACAAACCTTCTTCACGCATATCAAGAAGCCCTTGATGGAGCGCGGTCACATCAGACCAACAACAAACCGGATATTGACAATATTATGAAAATCACTGCAGATGCGCTAAATGGCTTGGCATATCTTGACAACAAACAAATTATCTCTTGCACGGTGGGGAAATACTATTCAAACGTCCAGGGGGCAAGTGAAAATCGAGAAAGTGAACTAAGGTGCCCGAATAAAAAAGCCCCGTGGGGAGGGCTTGGGATATAAGTCAATCAAAATCGCCGAAAACGGCTAAACCGCCGGAACGGGAAGAAGAAAGGGAAGAAAGGGAAGAACCCGAAACCGCCGAATCTACGTCTACCAAAGCCACCGAAATTACCAAATCTACGTCCACCGAAGCCACCGAAGCCAGGTGGATCGTTTGGTGGATCGGCCATAGACATAACGCCAACTGGCGCACCGCACATTGGACATTCGTCATGCTGTTCGTCATCATACTCATGACCACAGCAAGCACATACTTTGCAAATATCGTATGAGCAGTTCGCATAAATTCTGTACTGTGTATTATAGGTACCAACATACCTTCTCATACTTTTCTGCGGCATAGGCTCGCATGGTGGCATACACTCATATGATGAAGGGCAACCATACTGAGGCATATACACATTTCTTGACTTATAGCGCTTCATTCTTGTACCTCCAATAATTCTTTTTGGGATCCCAATGTATTTTATGCATGATTATAGCGAGATGTTAAGTTAATTTAAAGGCGGCGATTAATCGTGAAGTGGCAGCATGTCCCACTCCTCCAACCCATTAAGGGTTCGCTATGTTGGCAAAGACGCCCGTGTTTGCTTGTCGTCGTGAGAACAAATAGACGTCGGTGGCAATTTTGAGTTTGGGGCCCTTGACGACGGCCGACTTCATGGCCACTAATGTCGCCCGACAATCTGTTCAAAGGAAGCAAGACCAGACATGGGTGAGCGGCCATGGTTAACCAAATTAATAATATTTGTTTACAAAAGGCATATGAAATGATAATATAATAACGTGGTTGGTAAACATTTAAATTTGAGTTGGTTAACAAATTAGAGAAACGATTGATGTAAGCACACGCATTGGCCGCGACTGCGGTGCGGACTTTACCGTGGTTCATGCTGCCTGATTGTTACCCGGAAATCGATTGGAGGGAAAACAGTGAGTTATGACTTGATATTTGCACTAGGCAAAAAGGTCTTGAGCGGCGGGCAGCTTACGCCTGATGAAGCCATGCAACTCACTATGATCGACGAGGAAGACATCCCCATTCTGCTGGGTGTCGCCAATAAGGTGCGCATCCAATTCACTGGCAACCGGGTGGACACATGTGAAATTGTTAACGCCCGCTCCGGTGGATGTTCGGAGGACTGCAAGTTTTGCGCCCAGTCTGTCCATCACGACGCAAAAATCGATACCTACCCTTTGATGAGCGAAGAGGCGATTCTACAAGCGGCGAAGCAGGCGGAATCCCACGGCGCTTATCGGTTCTGCATTGTTACCGCCGGCTGTGGCATGAAGAACGACCCAGACTTTGGACGCATCATCAGCATAATTGAACGTATTGGTCGCGACACCAGTCTGGAAAGGTGTTGTTCACTGGGAATACTGGGACCCGAACAGGTCAAGGCGTTGAAGGCGGCGGGGATAACCCGTTATCACCATAATCTGGAGACCAGTAAAAGCTATTTCGCAAATATTTGTACCACCCATACATATGACGAGCGTGTTGAAACCATCAGACTGGTCAAAGCGGAAGGGCTGGAAGTCTGTTCTGGCGGCATTATCGGCTTGGGTGAAGGGTGGGAGCACCGAATTGAGTTGGCCTTTACCCTGAAAGACCTCGATGTTGATTCGGTGCCGATCAATGTATTGAATCCCGTCAAGGGGACCGCTTTGGAAAATCAGCCACAGTTGAAACCGATGGAGATACTGCAGACTTTTGCTATTTTCAGGCTTATATTGCCGGATAAAATTCTCCGTTATGCTGGCGGCCGCGAAAGGGCATTAGGAGAACTGGTGCCGCTGGGTTTTTTGTCCGGGATGAACGGAATGCTCATTGGCAACTATCTCACGACCGCCGGTCGCGGTGCCGCCGCCGATATAAATACAATTAAAGGGTTGGGACTGACGCCGATTGGCAGTGCCAGGTAATGACCAAAGCTAATCCATTTTGGGGCGGCATGATCAAATATTTGATGCTATTTAAGTTATAGCTAATGTTTATATCATAGCAAACACTATCATACATAAAAGGATTTTTTCGGGCAGCGGATCCCAAGCATGGGCGCTTTGGCTTTTTGTATGTTTTTATTATGGCTGAGCAGGTTATGCGAATTAGTTTATATATCCGACACCGGTGCATCTAAGGTTCGAGCCGGCTTATCAGCATAAATACAAAAAACTGCCGGCGATGGAACCCATGAGCAAGGCAAGGTTTTGCTGGCAGCATTACGATTTTAAAAAGCTTGAAAAGGTGCAAGAAGTCATAAAGAACCTATTAAAAACTGCAGAAACAGCAAGTCGAAAGCGGGCAATTACAGAGGTTTGGCGATACATTCGGAACAATTGGGATGGGATTACTAAATTATCAGCTGCACGCTTTACCGGTCTTGACGATTGACCAAGAAACTT is a genomic window of Thermosinus carboxydivorans Nor1 containing:
- a CDS encoding ATP-binding protein, which codes for LDKNQIRQALLNICQNAIEAMPGGGKLKLRLGMAQGAVFVEVTDTGCGIPAEQLPNLGVPFYTAKVNGTGLGLSIAYSIINAHNGRIEVNSQVGQGTTFRILIPAVSA
- the smpB gene encoding SsrA-binding protein SmpB gives rise to the protein MDKGSKIKIVAENRKARHDYHIHETYEAGIVLTGTEVKSLRAGKANLKDSYARIENAEVMLHNMHISPYEQGNRFNHEPLRTRKLLLHRYEINKLIGKTKEKGYTLVPLKIYFTRGKAKVELALASGKKLYDKREDMAERDARREMDRALREKQKY
- a CDS encoding RusA family crossover junction endodeoxyribonuclease, with the translated sequence MRCLTKRGTNLLHAYQEALDGARSHQTNNKPDIDNIMKITADALNGLAYLDNKQIISCTVGKYYSNVQGASENRESELRCPNKKAPWGGLGI
- the bioB gene encoding biotin synthase BioB — translated: MSYDLIFALGKKVLSGGQLTPDEAMQLTMIDEEDIPILLGVANKVRIQFTGNRVDTCEIVNARSGGCSEDCKFCAQSVHHDAKIDTYPLMSEEAILQAAKQAESHGAYRFCIVTAGCGMKNDPDFGRIISIIERIGRDTSLERCCSLGILGPEQVKALKAAGITRYHHNLETSKSYFANICTTHTYDERVETIRLVKAEGLEVCSGGIIGLGEGWEHRIELAFTLKDLDVDSVPINVLNPVKGTALENQPQLKPMEILQTFAIFRLILPDKILRYAGGRERALGELVPLGFLSGMNGMLIGNYLTTAGRGAAADINTIKGLGLTPIGSAR